The Treponema sp. OMZ 790 genome includes the window TTTTCTTTACTCATCTTGTCGTATTCTTCATATATTTTACTTTCTGCAACCGGATCCAAGGCAGCCGTCGGTTCGTCCAATATATTTATTTTTGCATTTTTATAGAGAGCTCTCGCAAGAAGCATTCTTTGATTTTGTCCTCCCGATAAATCGATAGCCTCGTCATTACTTTCCTTTACTAAAACAGTTTCAAGTCCTCTGGGGAGTTTAGAAACCATTTCGTTTAAGCCGCTTAAAGCAACTGCATTTTCTAATTTCTCTTTGTCTATACTTTCCGTTCCGGCAACATTGGCTGCAAAACTTTCAGGAAAAATATTTATATCCTGAAATACGGGGGAAAATAAATTATAGTATTCTGCTTTTTTAAAATCGGAACTCTTTTTCCCGTCAATTAAAATATTTCCCTCTGTCGGTTCTAAAAGCCCCATTAAAAGATGCATGAGAGTTGTTTTTCCCGCTCCGTTGATTCCGACCAAAGCTAACTTTTCTCCCGGATTAATTTTTAAATTAAAGTCTTTAAAAATCCATGAAGTGTTTTCCGAGTACCTAAAGGAAAGATTTTGGAATTCGATCGATGGCTTTTCGGCAGTATCGTTTGCGGTCAAGTCCCCTTCTTTTTTTTCTTCAGGAGTATTTAAAAAAATTCTTATTTGGCTTAATTCGCTGTTAAATATAATCAGATTACTTATTTGAAGAACAACGGCGTCCATCCATTTTGAAAATTCCATGACCAAGCCTATAAGAAACACAAATTGAGAAACGGCAATGGTTCCCGCATTTAATTGATAAATTAAGTAAATGTAGGCAAAAATATCTCTTATAAAAATCATTAAGGCGTTTAATATTTTTCCTCCTGCCTGCACATTGGATTCTGCTTTTAAAAATTTTTTTACCCGCCTGTGATAGTGCTCAAAGTTTTCGATGAGCCAATCTTTCATTTTATAAAGCCGTATGTCCTTTGCAAAGCGTCTGTCTTCCGCAGTTGTAAGAATATATCCCTCTTTTTTTTCGTCATCGCCCCGCTCTTCCATATTTTTGTGAGTGTATTTTCCTATGTATATTCCATACAATAAATTCACGGTCCCTGAAGCCAAAACTATAAATAGAAGAATTAAGTCGATACTTATGATACCTGAGCTAAAGAAAAAGGCTCCGGCAATTGCAGTTAAAAGAAAGGATAGGTTGAGCCCAAAAAAATGAAAGGGGCCGCCTGAGCTTCCCGTCATAACTATGTTTTTTACCTTGGTTATCTTTGTCTGCATTTCGGGAGAAATTAGGGTTTGGTAATTAAGTTCAAAGATTTTTCTATTTACAGGTACCGAATAAATATAGAATAAGGGACGGGAACCTAGGGCCATCAGTTTTGTTTCAAGTACCTGTAAGATAACTTTACAGGCAGTTATCAAGAGTCCTGCCGTCAATATGGAAAGTAAAACTTCCTTAGCTTCTGCCCCCGTTTCAATACCCAGTATAATGGCTTTCGGAATAAGGATGGTTTGGTAAATCATAAAAATGCGGATAGGTATAGAGATAAGTATAAAGACGATACCTGCCGGGAAGGTTTTTAACCAGATACCCAAATAATAGAAGATGTTATTAAGAAAACTTAATTTTTTGACTCTTTTTTCCATAATTCCCTCTTTTTCTTTTAGCTTTTAAATAAGTTAACTCATTCTAACACGCTTGAATAAATCAGTCAAGTGTTTTACTGAAATATATAAAAAAAATATGATTTTTTTATATAAACTACTCAGGGCAACCGCACCAGATTGCTGAAGCGGTTGGCTTCCTTATTGAGCGAAATTTTAAACAAAATTTCGCTCTTTTGTTCAAAAAAACAGGGTAACCGCATCATAGGGGGAACAAAATAGCAAAAAAATAGGCTGTGAATACCCCTCTTGCAGCCGCATAGCGGCGAAAGGCGGGTTGAACAGCCTATGTTTTTTGCGAAGATGAAACTCTGGTGCGGTTACCCTGATAAACTACTGTAGTAGTATTGACAAGTTTGATTATTTTTATTAAAATAAACTGAAACTACCGGAGTAGTATATGGAAATAAAACTGTTTGATTCTGAATTAAAAGTGATGAATATTCTTTGGGATAGGGGAGCGATGACTGCAAAACAAATTTCTATGATATTGAATGAAGAAATTGGATGGAATGTGAATACTACCTATACCTTGATAAACCGCTGTATTAAAAAGGGTGCAATTGAGCGTGTTGAGCCTAATTTTATGTGTAAGGCTCTGATTTCAAAACAAAAAGTTCAAGAAGTTGAGACAAAAAATTTAATAGACAAAATTTATGACGGATCTGCAGATTTACTTTTTTCGGCACTTTTGGGCAGAAAAAAACTGTCGAAGGCTCAGATAAATAAATTAAAGCAAATAGTTAAAGATTTTGATGATGAGGCTTGATATGATTTTAATGGAAAAAAGTATAACCGGTATTTTTTTAATTTTTGTTATTATGCTCATCCGCTTATTTATGCCGGATAAAATTCCTAAAAGAACCTTTGTAATTTTATGGTTTATAAGCATTATTCACCTTTTATTACCCTTTTCAATTCCTTTTAGGTTTAGTATCTATTCTGTTTTTAATTCTAATAAGAACATACTCTCAGCTCTTAGTTTTTTAACTCAAAATGATTCGGTTTTAAGTATTTCGGATTTAAAAATGCTGCTTTATGAAAAAGAATCGATTTTTCCTTTTTTTAAAAACTTACCGCCGTGGTTTATTTGGGTTTGGATTGCGGGTTCTCTTATTTGTGCCTTATTTTTTTTACATTCATATCTTCGTTTTATAATTAAATCAAGATCATCGATGGTTCTTTCTCAGAAAGAGACTGAAGCTATACTTAATTTTGATACTTTACGAAGAAAAATTAAAATACTCATATCCGATAAAATAGACATACCGCTGACATATGGACTTTTTAATCCTGTTATAATTATCCCTGAACATTATAACTTAATCAATGATAAAGATATCCGATATATCGCATATCATGAGTATGTACATATTAAAAATTTTGATTCCGCTATAAAAATAATTGCAACAATTTCGGTTGCCGTTCATTGGTTTAATCCATTTGTCTGGATTTTATATATTTTGCTTTCCCGAGATATCGAATTATCTTGCGATGAATCGGTTATCAAATATTTCG containing:
- a CDS encoding ABC transporter ATP-binding protein; this encodes MEKRVKKLSFLNNIFYYLGIWLKTFPAGIVFILISIPIRIFMIYQTILIPKAIILGIETGAEAKEVLLSILTAGLLITACKVILQVLETKLMALGSRPLFYIYSVPVNRKIFELNYQTLISPEMQTKITKVKNIVMTGSSGGPFHFFGLNLSFLLTAIAGAFFFSSGIISIDLILLFIVLASGTVNLLYGIYIGKYTHKNMEERGDDEKKEGYILTTAEDRRFAKDIRLYKMKDWLIENFEHYHRRVKKFLKAESNVQAGGKILNALMIFIRDIFAYIYLIYQLNAGTIAVSQFVFLIGLVMEFSKWMDAVVLQISNLIIFNSELSQIRIFLNTPEEKKEGDLTANDTAEKPSIEFQNLSFRYSENTSWIFKDFNLKINPGEKLALVGINGAGKTTLMHLLMGLLEPTEGNILIDGKKSSDFKKAEYYNLFSPVFQDINIFPESFAANVAGTESIDKEKLENAVALSGLNEMVSKLPRGLETVLVKESNDEAIDLSGGQNQRMLLARALYKNAKINILDEPTAALDPVAESKIYEEYDKMSKEKTSIFISHRLASTKFCGRIILLEHGKIIEEGTHNELMKQNKTYKRMYDIQSKYYKENKGDENE
- a CDS encoding BlaI/MecI/CopY family transcriptional regulator, with translation MEIKLFDSELKVMNILWDRGAMTAKQISMILNEEIGWNVNTTYTLINRCIKKGAIERVEPNFMCKALISKQKVQEVETKNLIDKIYDGSADLLFSALLGRKKLSKAQINKLKQIVKDFDDEA
- a CDS encoding M56 family metallopeptidase, which produces MILMEKSITGIFLIFVIMLIRLFMPDKIPKRTFVILWFISIIHLLLPFSIPFRFSIYSVFNSNKNILSALSFLTQNDSVLSISDLKMLLYEKESIFPFFKNLPPWFIWVWIAGSLICALFFLHSYLRFIIKSRSSMVLSQKETEAILNFDTLRRKIKILISDKIDIPLTYGLFNPVIIIPEHYNLINDKDIRYIAYHEYVHIKNFDSAIKIIATISVAVHWFNPFVWILYILLSRDIELSCDESVIKYFGRKSKKEYANALIRMEEIKSSFIPVCNFFNKSLIEKRILSIMRIKKKSKIITVFSCLLVLSVSFLFAASEKKSFKTAGSKPRVYMINGNGEITSYDIKNLPGKIKERKIISVIKIDKNNNSE